A region of the Legionella sp. PATHC035 genome:
TTTTAATGAGGCCTGCTTATTGCATCAACACCAGAAACCTAAAAATCAAACAATCTGTTAATGGATATATTAATGGATTGCAAAAGCGTCGTTTTAAAAGTGTCTTTTGTTGCCAATATTCCTGTTGTCAATAGGGTATCACCATTCATTATTGAGGTATTAGCAAATGATTGTTCATGCCGACTTACGCGACCTTCCAAAGCTGAAAAAGTATACGATGCATCGATAAACCATGAAGGAGTAAGAAAATAGTTCATTCCAATTTGAGCACCACCACCCCATGCCCACATGGTAGGCGAACCATAGTTTACCAAACCGGTTACATTGAGCGTTTCACCATTGACAATGGCATAACCTATGGAGTTGTAATTTTGTGATTGCAAACTGATTAATGAAGGACCTGCACCTAAGTATATGCTTTTATTGTCAAACTTTTTACCAATTAAAGCGAATAAATTCATATCGTGGTTAATGGTTGTTTCAACAGAATCAGCAATTGCATAGCCAAACATTGGGCTCTTGGCACCTGATGCGCTGGTGAGCACCCCAGTTTGAGGCAGGTAAAGATCACGATTCGTTACCACTGCTCCAAGATATTGATAAGTAAATTTAATCCCATAATAAACGCTATCATTATAGTTTCTTAAATATCCAGTTTGAACCTCTGGTGATAAGTTTTGGCTCCAGTTTATAAATGGGGCGGCATTACCTTGGGCAATTCCCGTAGAATTGTACACGCCGTCAATATATAAGCTTGAAATCCCTAAACCCCATGAATTCTGATGAATCCTTAGGGAGTTGTAATTTCCACCTACCCCAATAAAAAAACCTTGAGAATTAGGCGCTGATCCCATAGTCCCTGCGAACGCAGAGGTAGCAAAAATGGAGAGCGATAAAATGGTCTTAAATGATTTGCAACCCATTGATAGTCCTTTATAAAAATTGAAAAAGTTAGTGTATTCACTAATTGACTTGATTTCAATCTTAGAATTTTTAAAAAATGAAAGTGTTGCACTCTGCGGATGCAACATGAACTGGCAGTGAATTGCCTGATATCTAGACCTTGGCATATTCAGTTAAATTGAGATCGATAAAGTGAAGCCCTAAACGCTGTTGATAATATCGAGTCAGCCATATTATCGATTAATATGGCTGAATTAAAACTCGATCAATGTGAATTTCCATATGAAATTGGTTGTGGCGTGGGACTGCTCTCCTCAATTTGCGCCAGAATACCATGAAGCACTTCATCTTTTTCTATGATTGAAACATAATCAGGGTATTTATTCCTCAACACGTCAACATCACTTTTATTATTTAAAACATCAATTAGTAGTTTTGCTGCTAAAATTTGCTTATTGTAGCATCTTAGGTTTGATTTCATTTCCTCTTGTTCATTACTGTAAAAGTGCTGCACAAACAAACTGAATTTCGTAAGAATGCTACTAGGTTCTGCTGGGAGGGCATCCAGTGCATGCACCATGGCTTCCGCTTTTTGACTTTTTTCCTGAATGTATTGTTTTAATTCCTGCATCAGGAAAAACCGGCTCGTAAAGTAGATACATTGAGGGTGATCGTCCCATATTCCAATTCCTTGATTGTAGTAATCATGTTGAAAACCCATTAATTTAGCCCAGCTGTCCCGTTCTGCCTGGGATGCAAAAGCAATAGCCAGTTCTTGTCCCTCATTGGCTAAATAAACACCCTGATCGCCGAGGCTTTTGGAGCTTTTGATGATCATTTGATGATTTTTCGTATCAAGATTCACCATGTGGTGGAAAGACTGCAGGCTCGATTGATAAAATTTCTCAATCAGTGTTGGATCATTAGGACAACAAATACGGAGGCTTGGAGGATTGTTCCAGTTTCCTTTGCAAATCAGTTGCGGGGCAATACTGGCATTATAGCTATTCTTAACGGATTCATTGACTTTGTTGATGTAAGTGCTCACCTCCTCTGGTTTTTTATCAACAGAATCTGCAAAAATTCTATTGATTAGATCCGCTGGTAATTTGGATAAGTTAGATTCTGACTGCATGGAACCTTGTATTAACATCATTGCCAGATTGGTAGGATCAGAGTTCCAGTTTAATACCAGGGGAAAATGATAATCCAGTCCGAAATCTTTGGGAATATGCCCTGCAGAAGCGATTGACTTAAATATCTCCAGGGTTAGTGTCATAGCCGATTCTCCATATTTTCCCCCACATAGATCGAGCCATTGAGGTTCACGATTGAGTAACCTCCTTGCATACCGATCTAAACTGTCATAGAGGTATTGTTCATAAAATTCCTCAAATACATTAGGTAATATATGGGCTTGATCTTCTCCGGGGAAGCGATAAAACCAGGTGTCATTTTCTTTGAAAAGACCAATTTCATGTCGTTCCAAATGTTTACTTGTTTTGTTAAGACAAACAATTAAATGGCGTTCTAATCCCAATACATCAAGTACCATACGGTTTATCTGATTGGATTGAATTTGGCAGCCTTGGGGTAATTCAAATGCGTTTTCATAAACTGTACGCTCCTTTTTCTTTGCACTGTTCACAATTGGTGATGGAAGCTGGACCTCTACTATGTAAGTCGCAAGATACTCAGAATAGGATACAGAAGTATTTTCCTTACCACAGGCACTCGTACGTTCCATTTGTTTAGTAAATAAAACCGGGCTGATTTTGGACTGTTCATTAATCGCCTCTTCAATGGACAGATATGGATTTTTACTAAACTCCTCAATAGAAACATAAATATCATCAACAGCTGAAATTTTTTTGAACCCCATCTTGTATTGGTATACATCATTAGTTGCAACGCGAATGGTGAGCCAAGCACTACTCATTCCTTCTAGCGTAGGGGATGGTTTTATTGATTCATGTTTCATTATTGCCATGGTCAATACTCCTTAAAAAAATTAAAAATTACTGCTTCACGAGCAGCTGAATTAGTTTTAGTAGGAGATAAAGTAAAGACTTGATGGATTAAAACGGGTCGTTTTATCACTGAATTAAAATCTTGAGGAGTAAACAAACCTGAATTTATTTATTCCTGAACTCTACCTCAGCGACAAACCCGTTTATTCATTAAAACTAGAATAATCAGTTCTCCAGCGATCCTTGGGGGAGAAGATAAGTCGTTGTATTTCAAGTTTCGATTCAGGTTGGATCCTGAAGCCTACTCGAAATTGATTTTATTGTACCAAATTAAATCTATATGATCAAATTTAGGATGAAAAAAAGGGCCATAGAGCAATTCTTTATTGATGTTTAACTAATCGTGCAACATGAATGTGAAGT
Encoded here:
- a CDS encoding outer membrane protein — encoded protein: MGCKSFKTILSLSIFATSAFAGTMGSAPNSQGFFIGVGGNYNSLRIHQNSWGLGISSLYIDGVYNSTGIAQGNAAPFINWSQNLSPEVQTGYLRNYNDSVYYGIKFTYQYLGAVVTNRDLYLPQTGVLTSASGAKSPMFGYAIADSVETTINHDMNLFALIGKKFDNKSIYLGAGPSLISLQSQNYNSIGYAIVNGETLNVTGLVNYGSPTMWAWGGGAQIGMNYFLTPSWFIDASYTFSALEGRVSRHEQSFANTSIMNGDTLLTTGILATKDTFKTTLLQSINISINRLFDF